From the Brienomyrus brachyistius isolate T26 chromosome 23, BBRACH_0.4, whole genome shotgun sequence genome, the window GATTACAGAAGATTGATGGCGACAAATTATATAGGTCTAACTAATGTCTTGTGGTTTTATGTAAAAGCCAGTATGATTTTCCATTAATTTCCCAAATAATTAATTATTGCATTATTAGTCAATTCTCTTTAATTCTTCTCTTTGACTTTGATATTATTGTCcatttttataatatatttatttcgAAAACCTATTTTTTTagtaaacacatttttttacttGTAATGCTTAATTAAGATCTTTGAATATTCAATGAACagccattttgaaatgtatgtgtttggggggggggttctttttCAAAGTCAGTCTGCTCATGAAAATAAATCAGTTTAAATTGCACATACTATCAACATAATGAATGAACGAatgaatgttgaaaaaaaaagacataacaTTGAAACACGTTGAAACCTCACAAACGATCCCTAAAGCAGTTGCATAACACAGGCAAATaacaatgtaatatatttaaatatgagcTGTGCACCCATAAAGAATAACATTATGAAGCCATCAAACTGCATCAAACTCATTGACAGCACAGCTCCGGAACGCTGTACAGCATCCACTGTCCTTATCCTGAGCAGCAGTAGTCTCTTAAAAACACAGAAGCTGTAACAATGACAAAATGAGCACAATCTGTGGAATGATCAGCTCGCATGAATTATTTCCATGTTCGCCACTTACTGAATGTCCTCACCTCCTCCTCACTATATCTAGACCACTACATTTGCATTGGTCATGCATTTTATTGTGGGATTTCTTTCAAATGAGAGCTTCAAAGTCTTTTCCAAGTTACTGACAGTGGAATATAGAAGAATCAGTCCGGTAGGTATAACGCTCTTGGGGATAATGGTGCGCAGGTAGCAGAATCCGGATTAATGGATGTAGCAATGTGCAGTAATAATCATGTCCTGCCTCCTGTTCTTCGCGTTGTCCTCTCATGCTAGCCACAGAGCACTGGCAGGCGGGTCTCCTCCTACCGGCCTGCAAACACGGCTGTGGCCCCTAGCAGAGCTACGTGGACTGACACATCAGTGACCAAGGGGAGGAAAGCTTGGAATTTCCAGAATCCAACCTCCACCTTTAACTTTCACCTGGCAGGCGAATGAATTCCTGAAAATTTTGAATACAATGCTTAATCTCAATTATATAAGCGGTTCTTGATAATGTGTGATTTAAACTGAAATCACAGTGACATGTAACAATATTAacaatatttttattgtctaaatCAATATTTCATGTACAAATGTAATAGCAGACACAAATATATACTTTATATATacatgtgtatatatttcttaagttttatatatatattttttcctgaACCCCTAGTTAATCTCACACCACACTGGGAGTTATAAATGTTTGTTTCACATATATGGCAGCCGACAGGCACAAAAAGACACAAGGACAACTTCACCAAAGCACCAAAACTCAGCAtgacataaaaaaacacaccagtACTCAGAGATTAAAGGCCAGATTAAATGTATCTAGACCAGCAAATCCGTAAATAGAGAGCAGAGTTCTGTCTGTCATTGAGCTTTTCCAGTCGATCCGTAAATTACGGTAACAGGATAAGTAGCAAATAAGAGGCGGCCTTTTAATTTTAGTGCCTGTTCTATAAGATGCTGTCATACAATAACGGAAGGCAGAGGTAGCTACAAACCCTAAAATAAGGCAAGAAATTTAAAGTATGACAACACTACCACATAGAAATTATCCGTCTTTAAAATGTCCACCTTCAATACATCTTATTGCCGAAAGACTACATACTGTATAGGCAAATGCTAGCATTAGCTGAACTAAAGCATTGATTTTTGACTGGAAAtcttttgttaaataaaatccaataAATTGAACCTGTTTTATGGCTGAGCTATAAAGAGTTCATATCACCAGTGAAGTAGATGGAAATAAGTAACATATTAGGGAAAAGAAAGACACAACGCTGTGACATAGCTTAAAATAAATTTAGGACCtgctttggactgtaggaagAAAATAATCTGCAGGTATTGGATTGAGGATTGTCTTTGCTTTAAGTTATACGCTATCAGTCAACGTTTTTACACAACACGAGTATTCTCCACTTTTCCACTGATTTCATAAACTGCCGAATTTTTGTTCTTGACAATtattggaaagttgagtgaaaaACTATACATGAAAAAGTCAAATAAATCTAGTTTCTTTTACAACATGGAAAGAgtgtgtaacagtgcatgtctgacatcctgttagctggttgtgtggtgatggcagagtTACATCCTAGGCTGCCCTTTAACATTTAATGTCGCTCGTCGAAAGAATGCattgaattttctctgctgttgtaACAGCTAGAGGAGGCTActctgatgaatcaaagatatgacattttcttgctaattatGGAATTctaatggtgaacatactgtacattTCTTTGCTGTCAAACAATTTTGATTGTacttttagtaaatgttaagtgagtaacaaACAAATGTAGAAGTGTGTGCAAAAAAAACTGGTAATGTATATCACAGGTAAAGTTCACAAATAATGTGAAAGGTTAAATACTGAATTCACTGACTGGACCACCATAGTTATACTTTCCTGCTGAATAACAAATTGCTAGTAAATGTGGAGAAATAACAATAATTCATAACTGATAAGCAGTCATATCGACtcacttttttgttttaaaaagttTTGCCAGTTCACTCTTTTACTTGTATATGCCTCCTTTTTACGAATCAGGCAGTTAAATTATAACacaacaaaaaatattaaaataataaatattaggCACATATGTTTGCATAATAAATAGTTTATAGTAATAGTTTATTTTTCCGAAACTGGTTACATTACTAATGATATGCGTTGTCAGGAGCATGATAAGGGATTCCCTGCTCTCTtggcacagtgacaggcaggGCGAACCCTGTATTCTCTGAATACttgatgggtttttttttgtttttaacatgCCTCATGATTTATTCATTTACTTTGTGTTATAATTTACCGAACCTAATGCTCATTCATTTACAAGTGCACTTCTGTTCGTAGGCTCTCTGTGAGCAAATAACAAAACTTTTGAATAACTGCTTAAGGTTTATTACTTTATATTGATGATAATGGAAGAAGGCGTGAAGCACAAATGACAACGAGATCTGCACTGTATTGAGCTTCCAGCGAAGGACATATTATATTCACCAACACGTAACAAGCAGTCAGCGAACCACAGTTTCAGAATGCTTAATCACAGAAATGAAGTAAAATTCCATTCCAGAATCATGAGTGATATTGAAACTATGCGTTTCCATCCAAGAAATATGTATATCATCCTTTTTCATGGCACGGGAAGTGAATCATAATCCTATGATACCGAGTTATGGAAGTTTCTATGAATAGAGACTCAGAATCTGCATCCACAGGGACGGCATGACATGACAGTGAAGGACTCTCGTAGTTGTCGATCCCTACTGCTGAATGCTACTGTGCTGGTCACCACTGGGGATATCAGACTCCGCTTCGCCGCTGGCAGCCCCCCTTCGGGCTGAAAGGTGCTCCAGCGATCTTGGGGAGGAGTTCCGGGACCGACGACACCAGCAGGCAGCCAGGTCGGCACGGAAAGAAGGAGTGTACAGACCATAGATGACGGGGTCACAGCAGGTGTTGAAGTTTCCGAACACAAACAGGAAGTGGTGGATATACTCAGGCGTCACGCGCAGCATCTCTGGCTGGAACCAGTACCAGATGCCTAACAGGTAGTAGGGAGTCCAGCAGATCACAAAGGACACCACAATGACGATGGTCATTTTAAGAGTCTTCATCCGTGCCTTGGGGATCATGTCTGTGCCGCTACGTCTCAAGCATGGCTCTGTCCCTAAGGAGATAGTGACCTTTACATGAAGAACATTTACATCTCTATCTTTAAGAATAGTGACCTTTACATGAAGAACATATACATCTTTATCTTTAGGAGATAATGACCTTTACATGAAGCTTCAGACACTGATGCCTCCTCGGTTTCTTTACTTAAGTTTTGCCTACGACTCTCTTATCACATTTAACAATGTTGATAACTAATCTGTTCTCATAGCTGAAAGCTGATGGTGTATTTGCTGTAATTCCTATGTCATTAATTTATGCAGTATATTTTCCTGTACACTAGAACCTTGGAACCCGAATGGCTCTCAGCTTGACCAGGTTGGACGTTGAGCGGGTCTGTCGAATGTTCTTTGTCTTGTACCTTGACTGAAATCTTGGAACTCGACCGTTCCTGCTAAAACTTGTATGGGTCGAGATGCATTCGACTCTACCAATTTAGACCTTGATGGCTCAGTTGGGAAAAATCTAGCCACAGCTCGACCGAAGACTCAGAACAGCGCAAAACAAAACCAACCTGCTAAAGCTTGTATGGACTGGGAtgcgtacccccccccccccccacctaccaCGTCCAGTATGCCATCAGCACACTTCAATACAGGTAAAGTGCTGATAAATTGCCATTTGTTAcatgtttattgcttttgaatgtgtgatttttttaatttgtgtattattttataTCGATTTtcaatgtgtttttttcattagtcAAGTAGGTAGATAAGTTTAAATAAGCAATTATTTGGGGGGTCTGGAActgattaaattcatttacataattcatttattcattctgATCCCGTTATGGCTGCCATCATGAACATGTCCACATCTATGCACACCTGGCCCTTTACACATGTATTGCACTCTTGCACAACTTGCCTAATTTGCACAACATAACTTACTCACCCTGTATATGTGCACATTCAATCACATTGcgatatttatatgtatataggtGTAGTGTAAAAATTACTGCCACTCTCACCCTCATTGTGATCTGTCTGGTGTGTTGTTTGTGTTGGTTTAGGAGAACAATATTTCGTCTCACTGTATACTCTATTGTGTATTGTTTGGGATGACGATAAAGCTCTACtaacttacttacttacttacattatttcttatggggaaatgcAACTTGGACCTCGACCAAATGGCGAATCGACCAGCCTTCGGGAATGAGTTCctgttccaaggtaccactgtatataCTTTCTAGAATACCTCAGCGATTCTGCTAGGGGCTGCCTGAGAGAAGGATGAAGCCCTGGTTCTCCACAACAATGACTCAGCCACTAAGGCTAATATCCCTTAGCTATTAAGATCACTAGTCAGTTGGTAGGTGGTGCTTCCACACAGCAGTTGGATTTTTAATTTGGCAATTAATGACTCTTCGTTCTTTGTGTGAAGGCGTTTGCAGATCCGTGTCTCTTTGGCAAATGGTGAAAGGTTCTGGCAACTATGCTTCGGTGCAAGATATATTTCTTGGCATGGTATAGGTGAACTGTAGTCTGTActatacactgtcagaaaaaaaagagTACCAATTTGCACCTTAGCTAGTCActagggctgtaccctcaagggtctgcaaaTTGTACCCAATTACTGTACGcgaatgtaccttttaaggtaaagAAATGGACTATGAGGAATATTTTTGTACAATTGGGGGTACAGTAATattgtttgtacctttgggatgtcCCATATGCCACGGCTCTCCCAATAGAACTGAAACAAATAGGATTGTTTATGGGATACTGGAATGACGCTTAGACAGCCTTTAGTAAGTCAGTAAGAGGCCAAATGATAGAATTCCTTAGTTTGGGTTCACACCACTTGTACAATGTGAGCACATGGAATCTATGCATGGCATCTGATAGTAGCCCAGAAGTCTCATAAGATACTTTAGATTGGTGGTTGCTTTACTTTGGAGGTTACTTCTCTTTATAATTTTAAATCAGCTGAGGGATAGTACATTTTACACTATTATCACCCCGTAAATGTGATGGGACTATTTCTTTCTCAATTAACTAAGAGAAATAGGTACCTCTGCTTTTTAGCATCTGCCGGTTGATCTCAATGAGGATGCGGGTGTAACATCCGCTCATGACCAGCAGGGGGACGACGTAGAGCGTGACAAAGTGGAACATATTGTAGGCCGTCTCCTGCCAGCGGTGCCGGAAGCTCCCGTGGGTCACGCACTGGATGAAGTCCACATCTTCGGCCTTGATGGCACGGAAGATGAAGAGCTGTGGTGTTGACAAGAGAAAAGGTAGCATGCAGTTGGCTCCGAATCACCCGCAGTGCTCAGGTGAGAAATCACATACACAGTATGAACACTGGTGCTGGTCTGTGAAAGATCTAAGCTGTCATAGGACGACACACATTCACGCTTCCTTTGTAACATAAATACACGTTTCGATTAGTACTGATATGATCGATTTttatcatccattttctgcgtgTCGTTAGCTCTGGTTCTGGGTCACATCGGGCCTGAGCCTGGCCCAGGCAGcatagagcacaaggcaggggacaccctggatgggagaccaTCTTCATCAGGATccccaccagtcaaaagtttgggtCCGCAAAAGAAGAGTCTTACATCACATGACCAGGGCACCTGACCTAAACCAATAAGAggtggttttggaggagtttgagagggaaggaaaagtggccaatgagagctcagcatttaTGCGGGACCTCCTTcaagacagctggaaaagcatctcaggaggccacctcataaaACAGgcgtagaggagacagtagggttaACCAGTCCCTGAATAATTGGGGCCCAATGTTGATGTCACTCTACTGACccagggatttaaaccggcagcCTTCTGAGCCTCAACCCACAGAGCTGACCCTGCCCCCAAGAAACATAAGTAGGTTTTTGTTTTTGATACTCATTTATAATTTGTATGTgcgtataattattctaaaatgtagagaatagcATAATTAAATCTTTCATTAGGTAggtgtgctgcttgcttttttcTCCGCAGCCACACTCACGGAGATGCTACTTTCTCACAATATAATTTTAGATTTCGTCAGAAAGACACAATGACATAAATGgctataaattaaaataatatccCATTGATACGGAGGGTCGATTTTTATCACCATTTAAATACAAAGGGTTCCTTTGTCTGTGACTTAGCGCATCGCTGAAACACATACTGTCCACCCCTGACAAATCAATAACGGGGAATAAAAGAAAAGGCTGTTTGTCTTTGGGGTTAGAACATCACGGTCTGTACCTGATGATAGCACATCAGGGGGATCCGTACATTTTAAATATCACGTGGCGTGTGGGAATTCCCTATTTAATGGCCCCTGTCACTTTTTAGTTTAATGCCAATGGATTGCAAGTTAAAcataattaaacaaagaaaaaaggaaACGTGATTCACAGACAAACAGCTATAAATTTCACCAAAcgtatgcccccctccccccagaacaGTTATCACCCTGTAACTGATAATCGATCTCTGATCCATGTACCATCCATTTTCTTCAGTGTCTGTATTATTAGTTGGCTGACTCTGCTGCTTTGGAAGTCACCTTGAATGTTCACACCAGGCTTCCTGGGGAAGTGATGCATATTATTAACTTATACATACCCAACAAAACAACCAGGAGTTACTATTTGCATTTGGCATTTAAACGAATGTCTTGgtgtttgttaatttttttcatcTTAAATAAAACCACGGATGGGCAATCCCCCTCTTCCTCCGTGCTCCGTGGGCCTCCACTGCAGACATAGCTTATTTTAATGAGCTAGACTCCTGTATCCTGCATATGCTACATTGCCCCAGAGGACCCTGGGGTCTCCTGCACTGACAGCtagagcctgtgtgtgtgcgggcaGGCGTAGCTGCGTGGGGCGAGATCCCGGCTCTGAGACGGCCTGACAGCACGTATGTCTGCTGAGAAAAAAAGCAAGCACTCACAAAATGTCAAGGTGCAGGAGATGCTAGGCTAGAGAATAGGGGATGAGATTTGCTTTTGGAAGGTCATAGTAGGCTGGAGTTGACCTTCTCAAGATGGATTTAACACCTGTCATTCAGTAGGATAACCTCTCCCACTGATTTCTCTGTCACCTGATTGGGTCCTGTAAGTGCCAATCCAGTTGTTTACCTTTTCAGAACATACAATAAGCCAATCAGCAGCCACCACACTCTCAATGTTCCACCTACCTGTGGGGAGGCCAAAAGCAGGCTGAGGGACCAGGCCAGGAGCAACATCTTCTTGTTCCTGCGGCTGGCGTTGAAGGAGTCGAGGGGGTGGAGGATGGCGTGGCGCCGGTCGAGGCTGATGACTACGAGGATGAAGGCCGACGAGTGCATGGCGAAGAGCTTGAGGAAGCAGAGCAGCTTGCAGAGAGCGTCACCGCCGTACCACTGCACGGTCACGTTCCACACAGCGTCCAGTGGCATCACGATGAAGGTCATCATGAGGTCGGCTACCGCCAGGCTCATGATGAGGGGCCgcagatgggaggccagtctCCGGCCCCGCCCCCACGCCACGCTGCTCAGCACCGATAGGTTGCTGACGGCCGCAAACACGAAGAGCACCAGGGTGGCCACCACTCGGAACTGGGCCGCCCTGGTGAAAGTGGGGGCCGCCCAATCCGGGGACCAAGGTGCGAAGGAGGAGTTGGAGGATGAGTTTTCCGGCAGCTCTGGGGACGTCGCCAAAAACAGGGACAGATTCCCAGACATTCTGTGGAGGAAATAAAACAGCCTTTGTTTTTCAATCACCGCATTTCCTCTGGCGTGACAGTAAAAGTGCATTTAGTGCCACTTCAGTGATTTAATGGATTATTAGTGTGTATCAACAGTAGCCAACATGCCAAGTTTTTCAAAATAACAATTTATCTttctgattatttttaaattagtgGTGACAAAAGGACATTCAGTGCCCATTTCATTTCACTGTTTAGACATATTACTGGGAAAACAGCATACCAAgatttgaaaaaaatatattttttaaataaatatttttgaaaTTATAGCAGAAAAATAGTACAGAAAAATATTTTCCTGATTAAAAATAATCAGTCACGCTTTACATGAACTGCGCCTTCATGCCTTTATTAGGCATTCATAGAAGTttcacaccttcataatgcattatactgcattcatagaacattcataagcagctgtCACTTTTTGCGTGGCCTTGCCTCTCCAGGCAACTTTCCATTCCATAACATGGATCTGAAATGCTGTGCAGCCAGCTCCTTATAGTGCGTCAGACAGGGACGGGGATGAGACAGCGTTCTCCCAGAAGGCGTGGGCGGGGCTGGCAGTACCAAAGCTCATTGGTCCCCGCCATTCTTCTCCCAGAAGGTGTGGGCGGGGCTGGCAGTACCAAAGCTCATTGGTCCCCGCCATTCTTCTCCCAGAAGGTGTGGGCGGGGCTGGCAGTACCAAAGCTCATTGGTTCCCGCCATTCTTCTCCCAGAAGGCGTGGGCGGGGCTGGCAGTACCAAAGCTCATTGGTCCCCGCCATTCTTCTCCGAGAAGGTGTGGGCGGGGCTGGCAGTACCAAAGCTCATTGGTCCCCGGCATTCTTCTCCCAGAAGGCGTGGGCGGGGCTGGCAGTACCAAAGCTCATTGGTCCCTGACTTTGACCCACTCGCAAAGCCAAAGCCCGCTTCTGGATGCTTCCGAAGGTGCATCACTCACTATGACATGCTGCAGGAAAGCATCCATTTGCCTGTTTCTAACTTAACAGGCCTTTACTCAATGAGTCCACCTGTGCTTCTCTGCATAGGTTCAATGGGCTAATGAAATTAGCAAACAGAAATGCATTGTTCCGAATAAAAGTCCCCAGTGAACCATTCTTACGGCAGCTGTCTTCTGGCATCCCAGAGTTATGATTTATATACCAAATCTGTATAAG encodes:
- the LOC125719354 gene encoding gonadotropin-releasing hormone II receptor-like, which encodes MSGNLSLFLATSPELPENSSSNSSFAPWSPDWAAPTFTRAAQFRVVATLVLFVFAAVSNLSVLSSVAWGRGRRLASHLRPLIMSLAVADLMMTFIVMPLDAVWNVTVQWYGGDALCKLLCFLKLFAMHSSAFILVVISLDRRHAILHPLDSFNASRRNKKMLLLAWSLSLLLASPQLFIFRAIKAEDVDFIQCVTHGSFRHRWQETAYNMFHFVTLYVVPLLVMSGCYTRILIEINRQMLKSRGTEPCLRRSGTDMIPKARMKTLKMTIVIVVSFVICWTPYYLLGIWYWFQPEMLRVTPEYIHHFLFVFGNFNTCCDPVIYGLYTPSFRADLAACWCRRSRNSSPRSLEHLSARRGAASGEAESDIPSGDQHSSIQQ